A window of the Helianthus annuus cultivar XRQ/B chromosome 4, HanXRQr2.0-SUNRISE, whole genome shotgun sequence genome harbors these coding sequences:
- the LOC110938106 gene encoding glucose-6-phosphate 1-dehydrogenase, chloroplastic isoform X4 produces MAAQISPCSSSPFPSTKFSRKSWLFKIHSKINPNNQFELKSSHGYPPLNSVSLQDHAFRVDAAAEINKPLAKENVLTEQTEPNLSVTIVGASGDLAKKKIFPALFALFYEDCLPQNFIIFGYARTEMTDEELRETISGTLTCRIDKRENCGNKMKAFLARCFYHTGQYNSEENFAELDNRLKQKEDGKTSNRLFYLSIPPDIFADVVRCASGKAFSKTGWTRVIVEKPFGRDSESSAELTRSLKKYLVEDQIFRIDHYLGKELVENLSVLRFSNVVFEPLWSRNYIRNVQFIFSEDFGTEGRGGYFDNYGIIRDIMQNHLLQILALFAMETPVSLDAEDIRNEKVKVLRSMRPLRLEDVVIGQYKGGQSKGGKSYLGYTEDPTVPNNSLTPTFAAAALFIDNARWDGVPFLMKAGKALNTRRAEIRVQFRHVPGNLYKKYFGLDMDKATNELVLRVQPDEAIYLKINSKIPGLGMKLDQSDLNLFYRMRYLKEIPDAYERLLLDAIQGERRLFIRSDELDAAWSIFTPLLKELETKKIAPELYPYGSRGPVGAYYLAAKYNVRWGDIAGDE; encoded by the exons ATGGCTGCACAGATCAGTCCTTGTTCTTCCTCTCCCTTTCCTTCTACAAAATTCTCCAGAAAATCATGGCTTTTCAAGATTCATTCGAAAATCAATCCGAATAACCAGTTTGAACTCAAATCCTCACATGGGTATCCTCCTCTGAATTCGGTTTCTTTGCAGGATCATG CTTTTCGAGTAGATGCAGCAGCAGAGATAAACAAGCCTTTAGCTAAAGAAAATGTATTAACCGAACAAACCGAACCCAATTTAAGTGTAACCATTGTTGGTGCTTCAGGCGATCTCGCCAAAAAGAAAATATTTCCGGCCCTGTTTGCTTTGTTTTATGAAGATTGTTTACCGCAG AATTTTATTATATTTGGTTATGCTCGAACCGAAATGACTGATGAGGAACTGAGGGAGACCATTAGTGGAACATTAACTTGTCGAATTGATAAGAG agaGAACTGTGGTAATAAAATGAAAGCGTTTCTTGCAAGATGCTTTTACCACACGGGTCAATACAACTCCGAGGAAAATTTTGCAGAATTGGATAATAGGCTAAAACAGAAAGAG GATGGAAAGACGTCGAATAGGCTGTTTTATTTGTCAATACCTCCGGACATTTTTGCGGATGTGGTACGCTGCGCCAGTGGCAAAGCGTTCTCAAAAACCGGGTGGACAAGGGTAATTGTGGAAAAACCGTTTGGGCGTGACTCAGAATCTTCTGCTGAGTTAACAAGAAGCTTGAAGAAGTACTTAGTTGAGGATCAAATCTTTAG GATTGATCATTATTTGGGCAAGGAGCTAGTAGAGAATTTATCAGTTCTTCGTTTCTCGAATGTTGTTTTCGAACCACTTTGGTCAAGAAATTACATTCGAAACGTACAATTTATATTTTCCGAAGATTTTGGAACAGAAGGGAGAGGAGG ATACTTCGACAACTATGGTATTATTCGCGATATAATGCAAAATCACCTATTGCAAATATTAGCATTGTTTGCGATGGAAACACCCGTGAGTTTGGATGCCGAGGACATTAGAAATGAGAAG GTCAAAGTTTTGAGGTCAATGAGACCTTTACGACTCGAAGATGTAGTCATTGGTCAATACAAGGGTGGTCAAAGCAAAGGCGGAAAGTCGTATTTAGGATACACGGAGGACCCCACCGTCCCAAACAATAGCTTAACTCCAACTTTTGCGGCCGCAGCTCTCTTCATCGATAATGCTCGGTGGGATGGCGTTCCTTTTCTTATGAAAGCCGGGAAGGCCCTCAATACTAGACG GGCGGAAATCAGAGTTCAATTTAGACATGTTCCAGGTAACCTATACAAGAAATACTTCGGTCTGGATATGGATAAGGCTACAAACGAGCTCGTGCTTCGTGTACAGCCCGATGAAGCCATTTATCTCAAGATTAATAGTAAGATTCCTGGTCTTGGAATGAAGCTTGACCAAAGTGACCTGAATTTATTCTATCGTATGAG GTACCTAAAGGAAATTCCGGATGCATACGAGAGACTTTTGTTGGACGCGATACAAGGTGAAAGAAGATTGTTCATAAGAAGTGATGAACTTGATGCAGCTTGGTCTATATTCACACCACTATTAAAAGAACTCGAAACTAAGAAGATTGCACCGGAGTTGTATCCGTATGGTAGTAGAGGGCCGGTCGGAGCTTATTATCTAGCAGCCAAGTATAACGTTCGGTGGGGAGATATCGCGGGAGATGAATGA
- the LOC110938106 gene encoding glucose-6-phosphate 1-dehydrogenase, chloroplastic isoform X1 → MAAQISPCSSSPFPSTKFSRKSWLFKIHSKINPNNQFELKSSHGYPPLNSVSLQDHVVSNNATNQSHLPSFNSLRRLFLISCYHFLVAFRVDAAAEINKPLAKENVLTEQTEPNLSVTIVGASGDLAKKKIFPALFALFYEDCLPQNFIIFGYARTEMTDEELRETISGTLTCRIDKRENCGNKMKAFLARCFYHTGQYNSEENFAELDNRLKQKEDGKTSNRLFYLSIPPDIFADVVRCASGKAFSKTGWTRVIVEKPFGRDSESSAELTRSLKKYLVEDQIFRIDHYLGKELVENLSVLRFSNVVFEPLWSRNYIRNVQFIFSEDFGTEGRGGYFDNYGIIRDIMQNHLLQILALFAMETPVSLDAEDIRNEKVKVLRSMRPLRLEDVVIGQYKGGQSKGGKSYLGYTEDPTVPNNSLTPTFAAAALFIDNARWDGVPFLMKAGKALNTRRAEIRVQFRHVPGNLYKKYFGLDMDKATNELVLRVQPDEAIYLKINSKIPGLGMKLDQSDLNLFYRMRYLKEIPDAYERLLLDAIQGERRLFIRSDELDAAWSIFTPLLKELETKKIAPELYPYGSRGPVGAYYLAAKYNVRWGDIAGDE, encoded by the exons ATGGCTGCACAGATCAGTCCTTGTTCTTCCTCTCCCTTTCCTTCTACAAAATTCTCCAGAAAATCATGGCTTTTCAAGATTCATTCGAAAATCAATCCGAATAACCAGTTTGAACTCAAATCCTCACATGGGTATCCTCCTCTGAATTCGGTTTCTTTGCAGGATCATG TCGTATCGAACAACGCTACGAATCAATCGCATCTGCCTTCTTTCAACTCACTCAGACGACTGTTCTTAATTTCCTGTTATCATTTTCTAGTAGCTTTTCGAGTAGATGCAGCAGCAGAGATAAACAAGCCTTTAGCTAAAGAAAATGTATTAACCGAACAAACCGAACCCAATTTAAGTGTAACCATTGTTGGTGCTTCAGGCGATCTCGCCAAAAAGAAAATATTTCCGGCCCTGTTTGCTTTGTTTTATGAAGATTGTTTACCGCAG AATTTTATTATATTTGGTTATGCTCGAACCGAAATGACTGATGAGGAACTGAGGGAGACCATTAGTGGAACATTAACTTGTCGAATTGATAAGAG agaGAACTGTGGTAATAAAATGAAAGCGTTTCTTGCAAGATGCTTTTACCACACGGGTCAATACAACTCCGAGGAAAATTTTGCAGAATTGGATAATAGGCTAAAACAGAAAGAG GATGGAAAGACGTCGAATAGGCTGTTTTATTTGTCAATACCTCCGGACATTTTTGCGGATGTGGTACGCTGCGCCAGTGGCAAAGCGTTCTCAAAAACCGGGTGGACAAGGGTAATTGTGGAAAAACCGTTTGGGCGTGACTCAGAATCTTCTGCTGAGTTAACAAGAAGCTTGAAGAAGTACTTAGTTGAGGATCAAATCTTTAG GATTGATCATTATTTGGGCAAGGAGCTAGTAGAGAATTTATCAGTTCTTCGTTTCTCGAATGTTGTTTTCGAACCACTTTGGTCAAGAAATTACATTCGAAACGTACAATTTATATTTTCCGAAGATTTTGGAACAGAAGGGAGAGGAGG ATACTTCGACAACTATGGTATTATTCGCGATATAATGCAAAATCACCTATTGCAAATATTAGCATTGTTTGCGATGGAAACACCCGTGAGTTTGGATGCCGAGGACATTAGAAATGAGAAG GTCAAAGTTTTGAGGTCAATGAGACCTTTACGACTCGAAGATGTAGTCATTGGTCAATACAAGGGTGGTCAAAGCAAAGGCGGAAAGTCGTATTTAGGATACACGGAGGACCCCACCGTCCCAAACAATAGCTTAACTCCAACTTTTGCGGCCGCAGCTCTCTTCATCGATAATGCTCGGTGGGATGGCGTTCCTTTTCTTATGAAAGCCGGGAAGGCCCTCAATACTAGACG GGCGGAAATCAGAGTTCAATTTAGACATGTTCCAGGTAACCTATACAAGAAATACTTCGGTCTGGATATGGATAAGGCTACAAACGAGCTCGTGCTTCGTGTACAGCCCGATGAAGCCATTTATCTCAAGATTAATAGTAAGATTCCTGGTCTTGGAATGAAGCTTGACCAAAGTGACCTGAATTTATTCTATCGTATGAG GTACCTAAAGGAAATTCCGGATGCATACGAGAGACTTTTGTTGGACGCGATACAAGGTGAAAGAAGATTGTTCATAAGAAGTGATGAACTTGATGCAGCTTGGTCTATATTCACACCACTATTAAAAGAACTCGAAACTAAGAAGATTGCACCGGAGTTGTATCCGTATGGTAGTAGAGGGCCGGTCGGAGCTTATTATCTAGCAGCCAAGTATAACGTTCGGTGGGGAGATATCGCGGGAGATGAATGA